The DNA window AATTTTGTCCCTCGACTTTCAAATCAATTTCCCCAACTATTAGTTGTATCAATTTTGTTCATACACTTTTAAAACCAATTTCTAAGAATAAAATTAACTTCATTTAAATGTTGAAAGTCGAAATTAGCACATTTATATTAACATTGACGCCATTTTAAAGTTATATATGTACACAGTATTTGTCAAAGTAATGGGGAAGAATAACGTTTTAGGTAAGGTAAGTAATATTCCTATATGAATGCACTCAATTGTAAATTTGCAGCTGAGGAtggtaattatttatttttttgaaacgtAATGATATTTTAGCAAGGGAATAGACTATTACATGCACAAGGAGTGCCTTAGGAGTGCCTTTTTGTTAATAAGAGATGGTTTGAAAACAGTTTGAATACATTTTTATCTAAACAATCTCATCTTGTTTCCCAGGTTCATCTTGAACGGAAATATGTTGTTGACATTGATAAAAATATCGATATCACCAAGATAACTCCATCAACAAGAGTTGCTCTCCGTAATGACAGTTATGTGCTTCATTTAATCTTGCAAAGCAAAGTTGATCCATTGGTTCATGGcattgaaagttgaaaaggtTCCAGATTCCACATATGACATGATTGGCGGTCTTGACCagcaaattaaagagataaaggaGGTTTGCCTCGTGTACCCTTTTACTTTCTGCATTTAAACTGGTACTGGCAGTGGTGACAGTGAAGTGCAGCGGACTATGCTGGAGCTTCTCAACCAGCTAGATGGATTTGAagcatcaaataaaataaatgtatcgTGTGTGTTTTCATTATGCAGcttgggttgtttagtttttggtacttttctttattgtgaCCTCAACTATTTAAACATATTCATCTCTTATTGTAAGTATTTGGCAAGCATGTCAAAATAGGCTTCATTCTTGTAAAGATTGCCagtattttattcaatttaaacaatCTCAACTCTTTTGGATGGATTTGGATAGAATGATAAGTATAGTCTTGTTAAGTCCATAACGACCTATTGCACTAGGCTATTAAAGTCTTCAGAAGTGAAAGATTGTGTGTTTTCTCTGTGCATAATCATATTGTCACAgatttttttcgtttttttttggttgcaggCTGTGTGCACAGAATCTGGGATGTTTGCTCTGTGGGAGAGGAGGGTTGATgtaacacaaaaagattttgagATGGTAGTGGCAAAGGTAATGAAGAAGGAGACTGAGAAAAACATGTCATTGCGAAAGCTATGGAAGTAGTGTGTCTCCATGTTAATGTTTTGTTTCAATCCACCACCCTGAATATAATTGATCCGTGGCTTTGTTCTTCACACACAGCCAACAGCTCTGTTCTTTGTATGGATTATGAAGCACATGGGGGTGCCTACACTTTGTTGAAGTTTTTTAAATACCACTGGCAtctctgtttattttgttaaatattcttttgtgatacatttttatgtaatatgtgtttaattattgtaaatttGCAGCTGTgccttaattatttatttttttgaaacgtAATGATATTTTAGCAAGAGAATAGACTATTACATGCACAAGGAGTGCCTTAGGAGTGCCTTTTTGTTAATAAGAGATGGTTTGAAAACAGTTTGAATACATTTTTATCTAAACAATCTCATCTTGTTTCCCAGGTTCATCTTGAACGGAAATATGTTGTTGACATTGATAAAAATATCGATATCTCCAAGATAACTCCATCAACAAGAGATGCTCTCCGTAATGACAGTTATGTGCTTCATTTAATCTTGCAAAGCAACGTTGATCCAGTGGTCAACCTCATGAAAGTTGAAAAGGTTCCAGATTCCACATATGACATGATTGGTGGTC is part of the Quercus lobata isolate SW786 unplaced genomic scaffold, ValleyOak3.0 Primary Assembly Scq3eQI_869, whole genome shotgun sequence genome and encodes:
- the LOC115973317 gene encoding 26S proteasome regulatory subunit 8 homolog A-like — protein: MGKNNVLGKLRMVHLERKYVVDIDKNIDITKITPSTRVALRNDSYVLHLILQSKVDPLAVCTESGMFALWERRVDVTQKDFEMVVAKVHLERKYVVDIDKNIDISKITPSTRDALRNDSYVLHLILQSNVDPVVNLMKVEKVPDSTYDMIGGLDQQIKEIKEVCLVYPFTFCI